A single Anopheles arabiensis isolate DONGOLA chromosome X, AaraD3, whole genome shotgun sequence DNA region contains:
- the LOC120905662 gene encoding uncharacterized protein LOC120905662 has translation MKQAGSSRRNEKIDHEKSLRFIAEVQKHRVLWEKKNKNYKNVVLKGDAWAAIAAKEEVSPQDAKHLWSRLLGIYRTNKAKVKKTAQTGAGNDDVFRPRWFAYQAMSFVDEATQDAVHVDTLGYDDEGLTPRSLVEAAYAVPQSLDDIDWDAAVAFDPEPFSPTPSSYPSALSVTPGTIREGNGVSGALNNRLQQPVSGATGAPETADPDDFGRYVADELRLIPSPKRRRIMNIQRELLETLKKIFKNITLNTF, from the exons ATGAAACAAGCAGGAAGCAGTCGACGCAATGAAAAAATA GATCATGAAAAAAGCCTCCGCTTCATTGCCGAGGTGCAAAAGCACCGTGTTTtgtgggagaaaaaaaataaaaattataaaaatgtagTTTTGAAGGGCGACGCGTGGGCTGCGATAGCGGCCAAGGAGGAGGTTTCGCCACAAGATGCGAAACATCTGTGGTCCCGACTCCTTGGCATTTATCGGACCAACAAGGCCAAGGTCAAGAAGACGGCGCAAACCGGTGCAG gcAATGACGACGTGTTCCGGCCACGGTGGTTCGCCTACCAAGCGATGTCTTTTGTAGACGAGGCCACCCAAGATGCGGTGCATGTAGACACG ctTGGCTACGACGATGAGGGCCTCACTCCCCGTTCCCTCGTGGAGGCAGCCTACGCGGTTCCACAATCGTTGGACGACATCGATTGGGATGCCGCGGTTGCCTTCGACCCCGAGCCATTCTCTCCCACTCCTTCTTCCTACCCTTCTGCCTTATCCGTCACTCCTGGCACGATCCGCGAGGGAAACGGTGTGAGTGGGGCCCTCAACAACCGGCTGCAACAACCGGTTTCGGGTGCAACAGGCGCACCGGAAACCGCAGATCCGGACGATTTCGGCCGATACGTGGCCGATGAGCTTCGGCTTATTCCGTCTCCAAAAAGGAGACGCATTATGAATATTCAGCGGGAATTAttagaaacattaaaaaaaatctttaaaaacataacttTGAAtactttttga